Within the Pseudobythopirellula maris genome, the region GCCGTCTTCGGCCGTGCCGACGTGGATACGGCTGATCGAACGGGCGTCGATCTCGTCGACCTTGTTCTCGAGTTGCTTCTTGAGCCCCGGCTTGCCGTTGCCGAAGTAGAAGTTCTTGAGGTACTCGAGTTGCTGCTGCTCGCCGCGGCTGATCGCGTCGAGGTCGTCTTCCATCTGGGCGGTGAACTGGTAATCGACCAGGCCGGTGAGGTGATCCTCGAGCAGCTTCACGACGCTGAACGCCACCCAAGTGGGCACGAGCGCGCCGCCCTTCTTGAAGACGTAATTGCGGAGCAGGATCGTGTCGATGATCGAGGCGTACGTGCTCGGCCGGCCGATGCCGCGCTCTTCGAGCGCCTTAGTCAGGGCGGCCTCGCTGAACCGGCTCGGCGCCTGGGTCGTGTGGTCCTTGGCCAACAGGTCGAGGCAGCGGAGCTGCTCACCCACTTCGACCGAGGGCAACGACTTCTCTTGGTCGGCCAGCTCGGCCGAGGGGTCGTCGGAGCCCTCCACATAGGCCCGCAGGTAGCCGGGGAAGTCGATCGTCTTGCCGCTCACGGTGAAGACGCAGCCGCCCCCCTCGATGGTGACCACGATCCGCCGGCCGCGCGAGTCCTGCATCTGGCTGGCGATCGTGCGCTTCCAGATCAGGTCGAAGATCTTGAACTCGTCCGAGTTGAGTGAGCTCTGCAGCACGCCCGGCACGGCGAACGGGGTGCCGGCGGGGCGGACCGCCTCGTGAGCCTCTTGGGCGTTCTTTACCTTGCCGGTGTAGGTGCGCGCTTCGCTGGGGAGATAGTCGTCGCCGTACTCGCTCTTGACCAAGTTGCGCGCTTCCTCGACCGCCACTTTGGCCAGGTTGGTCGAGTCGGTACGCATGTAAGTGATGTGTCCGTTCTCGTAGAGCGCCTGGGCCACCTGCATCGTCCGCCGGGCGGTGAAGCCGAGTTTGCGGTTCGCCTCCTGTTGCAGCGTGCTCGTCGTGAACGGGGCGGACGGCTTGGTCGTGTACGGCTTCTCCTCGACGCTCGCGACACGGAACTCGCCCGAGGCGATGCGGTCGGCGAGCGCCTGAGCGGCCGGGCCGTCCATCAGCAAGAGGGCGTCGTTCTTCAGCTTGCCGGTGTGCTGGTCGAAGTCTTTGCCGCTGGGCAGCTTCTTGCCGTCGACCGAGACCAGTGTCGTCTCGAGACGCTGCTTCTCGTCGTCCGTTTTGCAGAACGTGCCGATCAGGTCCCACCAGGTGGCCGAGACGAACTTCATCCGCTCGCGTTCGCGGTCGACGATCATCCGCACGGCGACGCTCTGCACGCGACCGGCCGAGAGCTTGGGACGCACCTTTCGCCACAGCAGCGGCGACACCTCGTAGCCGTACAGCCGGTCCAAGATGCGGCGGGTCTCTTGCGCGCGGACCAGGCCGTCGTCGATGTCGCGCGGGTTGGCGATCGCCTCTTGGATCGCGTCTTTGGTGATCTCGTGGAACACGAGGCGGTGGACCGGCACCTTGGGCTTGAGCAGCTCGAGCAAGTGCCAGCTGATCGCTTCCCCTTCGCGGTCTTCGTCCGTCGCGAGGTAGAGCGCGTCGGCCTTCTTGAGCTGGTCTTTGAGCAGCTTGATCTGCTTGCTCTTGCCCGGCGAGGTGACGTAGATCGGCGTGAAGTTATCGTTGACGTTCACGCCGAG harbors:
- the topA gene encoding type I DNA topoisomerase, yielding MAKKKAAGGGNSLVIVESPAKAKTIGKYLGPGFTVEASVGHVRDLPKGAAQIPAKYKKEPWSNLGVNVNDNFTPIYVTSPGKSKQIKLLKDQLKKADALYLATDEDREGEAISWHLLELLKPKVPVHRLVFHEITKDAIQEAIANPRDIDDGLVRAQETRRILDRLYGYEVSPLLWRKVRPKLSAGRVQSVAVRMIVDRERERMKFVSATWWDLIGTFCKTDDEKQRLETTLVSVDGKKLPSGKDFDQHTGKLKNDALLLMDGPAAQALADRIASGEFRVASVEEKPYTTKPSAPFTTSTLQQEANRKLGFTARRTMQVAQALYENGHITYMRTDSTNLAKVAVEEARNLVKSEYGDDYLPSEARTYTGKVKNAQEAHEAVRPAGTPFAVPGVLQSSLNSDEFKIFDLIWKRTIASQMQDSRGRRIVVTIEGGGCVFTVSGKTIDFPGYLRAYVEGSDDPSAELADQEKSLPSVEVGEQLRCLDLLAKDHTTQAPSRFSEAALTKALEERGIGRPSTYASIIDTILLRNYVFKKGGALVPTWVAFSVVKLLEDHLTGLVDYQFTAQMEDDLDAISRGEQQQLEYLKNFYFGNGKPGLKKQLENKVDEIDARSISRIHVGTAEDGEDVFVRVGRYSPFVEKGEKTASLPEELPPDEVKLEYALDLLAQAAKAEEPLGTCPETGKPVYLKVGRFGPYIQRGETDDDEKPKNASLLKGMSPEDITFETALKLLSIPRELGVHPKLEDTITAYNGRYGPYVKCGTETRSLPADVSPLDVTLEQAIELLNQPKQQRGRGQAKPPLKIFEEKSPVTDTQVQMLDGRYGPYVTDGETNASLPKGQAPDELTFNEALNLLAARAAAGGSKKKKKTTKKKAAKKTTKKKAAKKTTAKKKAAKGTKKRTTAKEE